A stretch of the Diorhabda sublineata isolate icDioSubl1.1 chromosome 11, icDioSubl1.1, whole genome shotgun sequence genome encodes the following:
- the LOC130450240 gene encoding uncharacterized protein LOC130450240: MKAFLAFVAILAVAAATEDKSDKKTAKRQIDGLYPDVGFVSDGISGYIPSTGCGSTAAVGTLGVGSVNSVSSLGLIGSSGSYYNTLPYGAAANIHDSHEVRHITQKVPVPVAQPYPVTVTKTVQVPQPVPVEVPRPYPVHVKVPVSVEVPKPYEVRVPKPVPVPVRVNVPYEVPKPYPVPVTKTIPVPVEKRVYVKQLVQVPHPVPQPYPVPVTKYEQVKVPAPVYVKEPKVVHTYSHSNQHLPGNQIVLKPVVAPQAPNYVGSAYGYGLGSYGIGAGYGSGISSAYTTGITGLGTYTSGIGSGISGLGTYTSGIGSGISGLGTYTSGIGSGVGTYSSGVYGTGSGLYGSGIYGGYGYGSYGLGGNNGLYTSYSHGNNYNGLLKSYIPSKLGGYNAL; this comes from the exons ATGAAGGCGTTTTTAGCA tttgtAGCTATTCTAGCAGTTGCAGCCGCAACTGAAGATAAATCTGATAAGAAAACTGCTAAGCGCCAGATAGATGGACTATATCCCGATGTTGGTTTCGTGTCTGATGGCATTAGTGGATACATCCCTAGCACCGGTTGTGGCTCAACTGCCGCAGTCGGTACCTTAGGAGTAGGATCAGTAAATTCGGTTAGCTCATTGGGATTGATAGGTTCATCAGGTTCATACTACAATACCTTACCATACGGAG cTGCCGCCAATATTCATGATAGCCACGAAGTTCGTCACATAACCCAAAAAGTACCAGTACCAGTAGCTCAACCCTATCCAGTTACTGTAACCAAGACCGTACAGGTACCACAACCAGTACCCGTTGAAGTCCCAAGACCGTACCCAGTTCACGTGAAAGTACCAGTATCTGTCGAAGTACCAAAACCATACGAAGTTAGAGTACCCAAGCCAGTACCTGTACCTGTAAGAGTGAATGTACCATATGAAGTACCAAAACCATACCCAGTACCAGTCACCAAGACTATTCCTGTACCAGTTGAAAAGAGAGTTTACGTCAAA CAATTGGTTCAAGTACCTCATCCAGTACCACAACCTTACCCAGTACCAGTTACTAAATACGAACAAGTTAAGGTACCTGCTCCAGTTTACGTAAAGGAACCCAAAGTAGTACACACTTACTCGCACTCTAACCAACATCTTCCTGGAAACCAAATCGTGCTCAAACCAGTCGTCGCACCTCAAGCACCAAACTACGTTGGTTCTGCATAcg GATATGGTTTAGGCAGTTATGGAATAGGCGCCGGTTACGGTTCCGGAATTTCTAGCGCTTACACCACAGGAATTACTGGTCTTGGAACTTACACATCTGGAATTGGTTCAGGTATCTCTGGTCTTGGAACTTACACATCTGGAATCGGCTCAGGAATCTCTGGTCTTGGAACCTACACTTCTGGTATTGGATCTGGAGTAGGAACTTACTCTTCAGGAGTTTATGGCACCGGTTCAGGTCTTTATGGTTCAGGTATTTATGGAGGTTACGGATACGGTTCATACGGTTTGGGAGGCAATAACGGACTTTACACCAGTTACAGCCATGGAAATAACTACAATGGGTTATTGAAATCTTACATTCCAAGCAAATTGGGTGGATACAACGCTTTGTAA